In the genome of Tsukamurella paurometabola DSM 20162, the window CCGGGGTGGTGATCATCAATCTGTCCGGCTCGGGCGGCCACTGACCCGATGAACCGTGAGCACGGACAAGACGCGGCGGCGATCCGCTGCGAGTGGGGACTCGACGGTGCGCGCGCGATCGCCGTGGGCGCCGACATCGTGGTGGTGATCGATGTCCTCTCCTTCACCACCAGCCTGTGCGTCGCCCTCGAGCGCGGCATCACGGTATTTCCCTACCGGTGGCGCGACGAGTCGGCACAGACTTTCGCACGTGAGCACGATGCGCACCTCGCGGTCGGCCGTAGGGCGGCGCGCCCCGGACAGGTGAGCCTGTCACCGTCGACCATCCGGGCCGCGACCGGCCTCCGGCGCCTCGTTCTGCCCTCGCCGAACGGTTCGACGATCGTGCACGAGTTGGCGGGCGGCCGCGCGACCGTGCTCGCCGCCTCGCTGCGCAACGCGCCTGCGGTCGCGGCCTGGATCACCGCCCGGTCGGAGCCGGGGACCGTGGTCGCCGTGATCCCCGCCGGAGAGCGGTGGCCCGAGGGCGGGTTGCGACCCGCAGTCGAGGATCTGTGGGGCGCAGGCGCCGTGATCGACGGCCTGTCTGGCGCTCCGTCGCCCGAAGCGATCGTGGCGCGCGATGCCTGGCGTGCGGTCTCAGCGACCGTGCGGGCATCGCTGCGCGATTGCGCCTCCGGCCGCGAGCTGATCGGGATCGGCTTCGGCGACGACGTCGAGGTCGCGGCCGAGGTGGGCGCCACCGACCGGGTCCCGGTCCTGGGCCACGGGGCGTTCCGTGCGGGCTGAGGTGCGAGCGAGCACCAACGCCAGCACGAACACCGCGAGGGCCGTCCAGCCCGCGCGCGTGCCGAGCCCCTCCTTCGCCATCAGCAGCACCGCGATACCGGCGATGCACACCAGCGTGCCGACGACGGCGCCGCGAGCCCCACGCGCACTCTCCCGGTCGTCCCACCAGGGGATCCGTCGATGCTCCAGCGGCGACAGGGCCAGGAACAGTGCGAACATCACCCCGGCGAAGACCACCGCACGCAGTGCCATCAGCCCCCAGAATCCGTCCTGATGCGGATCGACGGCATCGATGCCCACACTGTGCAGCGCGAACGCGGCCAGAGCGATCGCAGGAATGTGCCACAGGTACAGCGTCATCGCTCCCCCGTTACCCACCGCGACCGGGTACCACACCCTCGGCCGGCGCGCCCACCGGCCGATCGCAGGCGCGGCGGCCACGAACAGCAGGCTGGTCCACACCGAATGCAGGCCGAGCAGCACCGTCGGCGGTGTGGTGTTGGAGAACGTCTCCGCTCCGGTCACCACGAGCGGCACGTCGTAGGGTCCGAACACCACCAGTGCGACGGCGCCGGCGAATGCCGCGGCGGCGATCACCAGCGCGGTCCCGGTCGGGATCAACCGCTTGGCGTACGCGACGCCGATCACCGTGGGGATCAGCCACACCAGCAGGAAATTCGGAGCGCCTGCCTCCACCGATCCGGTGGCCAGCCGCGCACCGTCGACGGCAGCGGCGGCCGTGACGAGCCCCGCGATCACGGTCGCAACGCCGCGTCCCGTGCGCAGCCGCATCAGCACCGGAACGAAGGCGAGCACCATCAGGTACACCCCGATGAACCAGAGCAGTGCCACGCTCTCCTGCCCCAGCCGCGCCGCGCTGGATTCGCCTGCCAGGACCCGCACACCGAGCAGGACCACCGACCAGAAGGCGAGGTACCAGAACACGGGGCGGCACAGTCGCTGCGCGCGCCCCAGTAACCAGCCACCCCAGGCCGTCCCCGGCTTCAAGCCGTACGCGGCCGAAGCGGCGCCGGCCAGGAAGAACAGAGGCATCACCTGCAGGAACCAGGTGATGGGCTGCAGCGACGGCAGGGCGCCGAGAGTGTTGCCCACCCAGACACCGGCCGGGGTGATGGTGGCCAGGAGGAGCACCGAATGGCCGAACATCACCACGAGCAGGCTGGCGAGCCGCGCCACGTCGATCGCCCGATCACGGGTGTCGGGTGTGCCGTCGACGACGGCGGAGCGTGAGGGCAACAGGTTCATGTCCACCATGGTCCCGGCCCGCCGGACATCACGGATGAGTAGTCCTACCCGATCCGGGTGAGGGCTTCGACCCGTCAGGCGGTCCGGTCCGGCACCGCCAGCGTCACCACGAATCCGCCCGCCGAAGTGGGACCCGCCTGCAGCGTTCCCCCCAGGCTCTCCGCCCGTTCTCGCAGGCCGAGCAGTCCTACCTTCGAGCCCGGCAGGTCCAGGGCGACGCGGGTCGGGCGGGAGTTCTCGGTCCGCACACGGAGCCCGCGGCCAACCGCCTCCACCGTGACCTCGACACCCGCGCCCGGGGCGTGCTTGCGGGCATTGGTCAAGGCTTCCTGGGTCGTGCGGTACACCGCCCGCGCCACGGCGGGGCTGAGATCACCCGGCACCTCGCCTACCAGGTTCACGCTGAGCCCGCTGGTGGCGATCAGCTGCGGGAGATCCCCCGCCGTCGGTTGCGGCGCCAATCCGTTCGCCTCGGTTCCCGATGCCCGGAGGACACCGACCATGTGCCGCAACTCATCCAGTGTGCTCACTGCCAGACGGCGTACCGATCGTGCGGATTCCCGGGCCGCCTCATCGGTCGCCGTCACCTGCAATGCACCCGCTTCCACAGCGATGAGACTGACCTGATGGGAGACGACGTCATGCATCTCGCGCGCCAGCTGCGCCCGTTCGCGGGACAGGACGTTGTGCTCGTGCAGTCGGCGCTGGTCGTCCTGTGCCTCAGTCAATTCGGCGAGTTGCGCGGCCAGTTCACGGCGGGCCCGCACCAGTCTGCCGAAGGCGAGCGGAGCACCGACCATCGCGACGCTGTACCCGATCGTGGAGACGAGTTCGCGAGTCGGCGGAGTCTCCTGCGCCGCCGCCGCGGCGGACAACATCGAGACGGTCATCGTGCCGGCGAGCGCGGCGCCCGCCGCGAGTGGCACGATCACCCGCTGGAAGTTCACGGCGACCGCATACATCGCGACGGTCGGAATCACCACGACGCCGTCTTCGATCGCGACGACCAGGGCGATCGCGAACACCACCAGCGGCGCCCGGTTCCGCAACGGCAGGGCGAGCACAGCCACCATCAGCAGGGCATCGTTCCAGCCGAACACCGGATTGCGCACCGACCACGCGTCCAGCGCAGCGAGGACGACGAGCACGAGTTCTCCGCTGAGCGTCCGCAGCCGCTCGCGCTCAGCACCGGTCACTGCGGCCGCTCCTCCAGGAGCCCCGCCCGCTGAGCCACCAGCGCGGCCTGCACGCGATTCGCCACGCCGAGCTTCGCGAGCAGCGCGCTCACGTGATCCTTCACCGTGCCCACACTGAGGTGCATCGTGCGGCCGATCTCGAGGTTCGACAGCCCGTCGGCCAGCAGCACCAGGACCTCGCGCTCCCGGGGCGAGAGCCGCTCGGTGCCGAGGTCATCGACCGCGACGCCGCCGAGGAAACCACTCACGACCTGGGACGCCACCTTCGGTGAGAGGACGACCCCACCTTCGGCCAGGCTGCGCACGAGCTGCACGAGGTGATCCGGGTCGGTGTCCTTGACCAGGAAACCCGCCGCTCCCCGGCGGAGCGCGTGGGCGATGTACTCGTCCGAATCGAAGGTGGTGAGCATGGCGACCACCGGAGGAGACGGCATCCGGGTGAACTTGTCGAGCAGCGTCAACCCGTCGACATCGGGCATGCGGATATCGAGGAGGACCACATCGGGGGCAAGTCGGCTGACGGTGTCGTATGCCTCGCCGCCGGAGACGGCAGCCACCACCTCCAGATCCGAGGCGTGCCCGAGCATCAACTCGAATCCGCGGCGCACCAGCGCCTCATCGTCGACCACGACGATCCGCACCATCCCGGTTCCTCCGATCGCCTGTGTCCAGACCGCCGATTCTACGGGGCGGCCGGTCCAGGCTCGATCTTCGCGGGAGCGGGCAGGCAGGTACAGCCGACGGCCGTCCGGTCCGGTGACCCGCCCGACGGGAACCCTCCCGCCGATCGGCGGGGTCAGCCGCGGTGATGCACTCGTGAGCTCGCGTACAGGCAGATCGACGCGGCGGTGGCGAGGTTGAGCGATTCGGCGCGGCCCCGGATCGGGATGGCGATGCGGTGGTCTGCGGCGGCCTGCAGTCCGCGCGGGAGTCCATGCGCCTCGTTGCCGAACAGCCAGGCGGTCGGCGCGGCGAGCATCTCGTCGGCGTCGTCGAGCGAGACCTCGCCGTCGGCGGCGGTGGCGAGCACCGTCAGGCCCGATTCCTTGAGCTGCGCGATCGCCGCGGACGCGTCGCGCTCCTGCACGACAGGAAGATGGAAGACAGACCCCGCGGAGGCGCGCACCACCTTCCCGTTCATCGGATCGACGGCGTCACCCGCGAGCAGGACGGCGTCGGCGCCGACCGCATCCGCGACTCGGATGACGGTGCCGGCGTTGCCCGGTTCGGCCACGTCGACGGGGACCGCGACCAGCCGTGCACCGTCGGGCACGCGACCCTCGGGGAGCGCCCGGCAGACCGCGACGATCCCGGGCGGGGTGACGGTGTCGGAGAGCCCGCGCATCGCCCGGTCGGTGACGTACGCGACCCGGCCGGTGAGCAAGTCGGGATAGCGCGCTGCGCCGTCCTCCGTCACGAAGATCTCATCCACGAGACCCGCTGCGAGCGCGGAGGTGACGGCATTGGAGCCCTCGGCCAGGAACAACCCGGCTTTGCGGCGACCGGCGGCACGCAGGAGCTTGGATGCGGAAACGACCCGCGGGGTGCGCTCGGTGAAGAGCGGGTCCGCGGGTCGTTCCGTGGGGTGCGTCAAGTTACGCGGCGGGGGCGTTCACGTCGGCGGGCAGCGCCTTCTTGGCGATGTCCACGAGCGCGGTGAACGCGGCCGAGTCGGAGACGGCGAGCTCGGCGAGGTTCTTGCGGTCCACCTCGACACCGGCCAGCTTCAGGCCCTGCATGAAGCGGTTGTAGGTGATGTCGTTGGCGCGTGCCGCGGCATTGATGCGGGTGATCCACAGCTTGCGGAAATCGCCCTTGCGCGCGCGGCGGTCGCGGTACGCGTAGGTCATCGAGTGGAGCTGCTGCTCCTTGGCCTTGCGGTACAGGCGCGACCGCTGACCGCGGTAGCCCTTCGAGGCCTCGAGGATGGAACGACGCTTCTTCTGAGCGTTCACTGCGCGCTTGACGCGTGCCATAGTTCTGGGTCCTTACGTGTGAAAAGTTCTAGCGGGTACGAAAATCGGCTTACTTGCCGAGCAGCTTCTTGACGCGACGCACGTCGGCCGGGGCGACCTCGGCCACACCGTCGAGGCGACGGGTCACGCGCGAGCTCTTGTGCTCGAGCAGGTGGCGACGGCCCGCCTTCTGGCGCAGGACCTTTCCGCTACCCGAGATCTTGAAGCGCTTCGCGGTACCGCTGTGGGACTTGTTCTTCGGCATGTTCGTCTCTTTCGTTGTTCGTGGCCGGTGGCGAGGAACTCGTTACTGGGCCGGAGCCTCGGGCGCGGCGGGCCGTGCCACCGGGGCTTCCTTGTCCTGCTGCGCCTTGGCGCGGGTCTTCGCACCCTTGTGCGGGGCGAGGACCATGGTCATGTTGCGGCCGTCCTGCTTGGCGGACGTCTCGATGAAGCCGTACTCGGCGACATCGGCGCCCAGGCGCTGCAGGAGACGGAATCCCAGCTCCGGACGCGACTGCTCGCGGCCGCGGAACATGATCGTGACCTTGACCTTGGAGCCCTGCTCCAGAAAGCGGACTACGTGCCCCTTCTTGGTCTCGTAGTCGTGGTCATCGATCTTGGGACGGAGCTTCTGCTCCTTGATCACGGTCATCTGCTGGTTCTTGCGGGACTCGCGCTGCTTCTGCGCGGCCTCGTACTTGAACTTGCCGTAGTCCATGATCTTGCACACGGGCGGGCGTGCATTGGGTGCCACCTCGACCAGGTCGAGATCCGCCTCGTACGCCAGCTTGAGCGCATCCTCAACCCGCACGATCCCGACCTGCTCACCGCCGGGACCGACAAGCCGGACCTCGGGGACGCGGATCTGACCGTTGGTGCGTGTCTCAGTGCTGATGGGGCCTCCTCAGTTAGGTACTCGCGTTAGCCTTGCGAGCGGTCTTCTTCGTAGACCGCCGCGCAGCCCAGAGGCCCGGATTCCCACACAGCGAAAAGGCCCCGTCCAGGCGATCAACACCTGGCGGGGCCCACACCGACCGATTCGGGCCGCCGCGGCGTACGCCGACGATCAACCCCTCCTCCAACGAGGAGACCGCAGAAGAAATTCCCAGGTGGGACACTTCGCGGCGACCGGACCAGCCGACCTGAAGTCGGCGTGGTGGGAGTGGACTCCACTTGCTGCCCCGGCGCATGCCGGAGCGGTCGCACATGAAAGTGTAGCAGTCGTGACCGAGAATCCGAATTCGTCGCCCGAGCCCGCCTCGCTGGATCGACTCCTCGCGGAGTCGCCGTCGATCGAGGTGATCTCGTCGGCGTGGATGATGCTGATGAGCGCCGCGGCAGAGAAGCTCGGGCTCGCGTCCCCGGACCAGGATGAGGACGGAGCCGAGTTCGATCCCCGCAACAGCCCGCATTTCGACCTCGACGAGGCGCGCCGACTGATCACCGCATTGGCGGGCCTGACCACCGCGTCGGTGGAGTACCTGGGCCCGCACGCCGGGCCGTATCGGGACGGGCTGAAGAGCCTTCAGCTCGCCTTCCGTGAATACAGCAGTTACCCGGATGAACCGGGCCAGGGTCCGGGCGAGAAATACACGGGACCGGTGTACAGCTAAGCCTCAGGGTTATCCCCCAAAGTCACCCTGACCTGGGTAAACGCATCTAGTGTTCCAGGTCACACCGGGCGTACCGTCCGAATATGAAGAAATTGCGAACGCTCGCGGCGGGCGTCATCGTCGCCGCATCTGTGATGGTTCCGTTGGGCGGCGCAGCCACTGCCGTCGCGGCCCCCACCCCCGCGGTCCAGCACCCGGGCGGACCGGGGGCATGTGAGCCCGGGCGCTGGCAGCCCGGCTACTGGGAGAGCGGCCGCTGGCACCCGGGCTGGTGGCAGCCCGGCTTCTGGCGCCCCGGCTGGGTCGACTGGAACGGGTGGCATCCGGGCTACTGGGTGCCCCCGAGGTGGCATAACGGCTGGTACGAGCAGCCGCGCTGGGTGCCCGGGCGTTGGACGCCCGGGCACTGCCACCGTTGGTAGTACGCCGATAGACGAGTGAGGCGGCCCCGATTCGGGGCCGCCTCACAGCGTTTCGAGCAGGAGCGCCTGGTCAGGCGGCCTGCAGCGCCTTGATCCGGTCGGGCCGGAAGCCGGACCAGTGGTCACCGCCATCGATCACGACGACGGGAGCCTGCAGGTAGCCGAGGGCCAGCACGTAGTCACGGGCATCCGAATCGACACTGATATCGACCGACGTGTACTCGATCCCGGCCTTGTCGAGGGCGCGGTAGGTCGCGGTGCACTGCACGCATGCGGGCTTGGTGTAAACGGTCACGCTGCTCATGCAGATAACACTACATCTTGTGTCACACGGATGCAATTACCCCAAGATGATGAGTTTTCTCTCCACAGATGTCCCCAACCAATCCACCGCCATTCCACAGTTCGATCCCCAGCCCGACACACCGCACTACGTGGCCAGAACCTCCGCGAGAAACTTCCCTGTGTACGACTCGGGCACCGCGGCCACATCCTCCGGTGTCCCCTGCGCGACCACGGTGCCTCCCCCGCTGCCACCTTCCGGCCCCATGTCCACGATCCAGTCGGCGGTCTTGATCACGTCCAGGTTGTGCTCGATCACGATGACCGAGTTGCCCTTGTCCACCAGCCCGTCGATCACCTGAAGCAACTTCGCGATGTCCTCGAAGTGCAGGCCCGTGGTGGGCTCGTCGAGGATGTACACGGTGCGCCCGTTCGACCGCTTCTGCAACTCAGCGGCCAGCTTCACGCGCTGCGCCTCGCCACCCGAGAGCGTGGTGGCCGGCTGTCCGAGCCGCACGTAACCGAGACCCACTTCCACCAGTGTCTTGAGGTAGCGGTGGATCGAGGTGACCGCCTCGAAGAAGTCGGCGGCCTCCTCGATCGGCATATCGAGTACCTCGGCGATGTTCTTGCCCTTGTAATGCACCTCCAGCGTCTCGCGGTTGTACCGGGCGCCGTGACACACCTCGCACGGCACGTACACGTCCGGCAGGAAGTTCATCTCGATCTTGATCGTGCCGTCGCCCGAGCAGGCCTCGCACCGCCCGCCCTTGACGTTGAACGAGAACCGGCCCGGCTGATAACCACGCACCTTGGCTTCGGTGGTAGCGGCGAACAGCGTGCGGATCTTGTCGAAGACGCCGGTGTAGGTGGCCGGGTTCGACCGGGGCGTGCGGCCGATCGGCGACTGATCCACCTGGACCAACTTGTCCAGATCGTCCAGGCCGGTGACCCGGCTGTGCCGTCCCGGTACCTGCCGTGCACCGTTGAGCTTGTTGGCCAGCACAGTGGCCAGGATGTCGTTGACCAGGGTCGACTTGCCCGAGCCGGAGACGCCCGTGACCGCGGTGAGCACGCCCAGCGGGAACGAAACGTCGATCCCCTGCAGGTTGTGCTCGCGGGCGCCGACCACCTTGAGCTGGCGCTTCTTATCGATCGGCCGACGCACCGCGGGCACCGGGAGTGCCCTGCGTCCGGACAGATAGGCGCCTGTCAGCGACTCCTTGTTCTTCAGCAGCGCCTTGTAGGTGCCACTGTGCACCACCTTGCCACCGTGCTCACCCGCGTACGGGCCGATGTCGACCACCCAGTCGGCGGTACGGATGGTGTCTTCGTCGTGTTCGACCACGATCAGCGTGTTGCCCAGGTCGCGCAACCGCACCAGGGTGTCGATGAGGCGGCGATTGTCGCGCTGATGCAGGCCGATGGACGGCTCGTCGAGCACGTACAGCACGCCCGCGAGACCGGAGCCGATCTGGGTGGCGAGCCGGATGCGCTGCGCCTCACCGCCCGAGAGAGAGCCGGCAGCCCGCGAGAGCGACAGGTATTCCAGGCCCACGTCCAGCAGGAAGTCGATCCGGGCCTGCACCTCTTTGAGGACGCGGCCGGCGATCGCGGCCTCCCGGGCGCCGAGCTTGAGATCGGACAGGTAGTCGGAGCACTCGCCCACCGACATCGCGGCCACATCGGCGATGGACTTCTCGCCGAATCGCGGGTGGTCGAGGGTGACCGCGAGGATCTCGGGACGCAGCCGAGCGCCCTGACAGACGGGGCACGGTACGTCGCGCATGTAGCCCTCGTACCGCTCCTTCATCTGCTCGGACTCGGTGGATTCGAGCCGGCGGTGCAGGAAGGGCATCACGCCCTCGAATTCGGCGTAGTACGAGCGGGTACGGCCGTACCGGTTCTTGTACTTGACGTGCACCTGGTGTTCGGAGCCCTCGATCACCGCCTTGCGGGCCTTGGCCGGCAGGCTCTTCCACGGGGTGTCCAGGTCGAAGCCCATCGCGTCCGCGAGACCGGAAAGCAGCCGCAGGAAGTAGTCGGCGGTCTGGCCGGATGCCCAGGGGGCTATGGCGCCCTCGGCGAGCGACAACTCGGGATCGGGTACGACGAGGTCCGGGTCGACCTCCTTGCGGACGCCGAGGCCGTCGCACTCGGGGCAGGCACCGTACGGTGAATTGAACGAGAACGAACGGGGTTCCAGATCGTCGACCGCAATGGGGTGCCCGTTGGGGCAGGCCATCTTCTCGGAGAACCGGCGTTCACGCTCGGGGTCGTTCTCCTCGCGGTCCACGAAATCGAGCACGACGATACCGTCGGCCAGCCGCAGGGCGGTCTCGATGGAGTCGGTGAGCCGCTGCTTCGACGAGGCCTTCACGGCGAGCCGGTCGACGACCACCTCGATGTCGTGTTTCTCCTGCTTCTTGAGCTTCGGCGGCTCACTGAGCTGGTAGACCACCCCGTCGATCCGGGCGCGGGCGTAGCCCTGGGTCTGCAACTGATTGAACAAGTCGACGAACTCGCCCTTGCGGGTGCGCACCACCGGCGCAAGCACCTGGAACCGAGTGCCCTGTTCCATGTCGAGCACCTGATCGACGATCTGCTGCGGCGTCTGCCGCGCGATCACCGAGCCGCATTCGGGGCAGTGCGGGGTGCCTGCGCGGGCGTACAGCAGGCGCAGGTAGTCGTAGACCTCGGTGATGGTGCCCACGGTGGACCGCGGGTTGCGGTTGGTCGACTTCTGGTCGATCGACACCGCGGGCGAGAGGCCCTCGATGAAATCGACATCGGGCTTGTCCATCTGGCCGAGGAACTGGCGGGCGTACGCCGACAGCGATTCGACGTAGCGCCGCTGTCCCTCCGCGAAGATGGTGTCGAAGGCGAGGCTGGACTTGCCGGAACCCGACAGCCCGGTGAAGACGATGAGGCTGTCGCGCGGGAGATCCACATCGATTCCCCGCAGGTTGTGTTCGCGCGCCCCGCGCACGATCAGGCGATCCGCCACCGTCTTCCTTCCGTCGAGCCGTGCAGACCCGTAGACGAGCCCCGACCAATGCTATGCAAGCCCACCGACAAGTTTTTCCCGGCGCGGTAGCGTGACGTTCGTGACCACCACGATCAATCAGCTCTCCGTCGGCGGTATGGACAACAACGTCTACCTGGTCAGTGATTCCGTGGGCCGCACCGTGCTCATCGACGCGGCCAACGAGGCCGACCGGATCCTGGCCACGGCGCGGGAGATCGGCGGCGTGGAACTCATCGTCACCACCCACCGCCACCTGGACCATTGGTATGCGCTCGCCGACGTTCGGGAGGGACTCGGCGTTCCCGCGGCCGCCGGCGTGAACGACGCCGAGGGCATCGACGCCCCCACGGATCGCACCCTTGTCGATGGAGAAGTGCTCACCGTGGGTGAGCTCACCTTCGACGTGATCGAGCTGGTGGGGCACACCCCCGGATCGATCGCCCTCGCCCTGCGGCCCGAGATCGACGATGCGCCGGTGCACCTGTTCACCGGCGACAGCCTGTTCCCCGGCGGCGTCGGCAAGACCGGCTCGCCCGAGGACTTCGACCGGCTCTACACCGACGTCACCACCAAGCTGTTCGATCGCTATGACGACGACACCGTGATCCACCCGGGCCATGGCAAGGGCACCACTCTCGGCGCCGAGCGCCCGCACCTCGCACAATGGCGTGAGCGCGGCTGGTGACACCGTGAACCACCCCCGGGTGCTCATCGCCGGCGCAAGCATCGCCGGACCCGCACTGGCGCACTGGCTCAGCCGCCGCGGCGCGACCGTCACCGTCGTGGAGCGGGCGCCCGCATTGCGCCCCGGCGGGCAGGCCGTGGACGCACGCGGCGTCGCCAAGGAGGTCATCGCCCGGATGGGGCTGGACGCGCAGGTGCGCGCCGCCTGCACCGACACCGCGGGGGCGTACGTGGTCGACGAGGCGGGCACCGTCCTGGAGACGTTCCGTGCGGAGGACGACGACGGCGACGGCTTCATCGCCGAGATCGAGATCCTTCGCGGCGATCTTTCTCAGGTGCTCTACGACGCCACGCGCGACGCCGTCGACTACCGGTTCGGCGACCGGATCACCGAGCTGACCCAGGATGCGAACGGCGTCGATGTGACCTTCACCAGCGGCACCCGCGAACGGTACGACCTGGTGATCGGCGCCGACGGTCTGCATTCATCGCTGCGTGCGTTGGTCTTCGGACCCCATGAGCGGTACGTCCGACACCTCGGCCACGCGCTCGCCTTCTATACGGTCCCCAACGAGTTCGGCCTGGATCGCTGGCTGATCACCTGTGAGGCGCGGGGCCGCACGGCCGGCCTGCGACCGATCCGGGACGCAACGCTCGGCATGGCGCTCTTCTCGTTCTCGGCGCCCGAGTTCACCCTCGACCACCGTGACATCGCAGCGCAGAAGCGGGTGCTGCGCGAGCGGATGGCGGGCCTGGGCTGGCTGACGCCGCGCATCCTGGCCCATCTCGACGACGCGCCGGACTTCTACCTCGATCAGGTGGCGCAGGTGGTGATGGATCGGTGGTC includes:
- a CDS encoding FAD-dependent monooxygenase; this translates as MSAAGDTVNHPRVLIAGASIAGPALAHWLSRRGATVTVVERAPALRPGGQAVDARGVAKEVIARMGLDAQVRAACTDTAGAYVVDEAGTVLETFRAEDDDGDGFIAEIEILRGDLSQVLYDATRDAVDYRFGDRITELTQDANGVDVTFTSGTRERYDLVIGADGLHSSLRALVFGPHERYVRHLGHALAFYTVPNEFGLDRWLITCEARGRTAGLRPIRDATLGMALFSFSAPEFTLDHRDIAAQKRVLRERMAGLGWLTPRILAHLDDAPDFYLDQVAQVVMDRWSAGRVGLIGDAASCSSPMSGQGTGIALVGAYVLAGELAAAHWDPDAGFAAYERLMRPFVAANQEIAQLNARGRDAVAAGEAAPQDWDFALIERAINGIDLPDYDGVADSGPLS